In Trichormus variabilis 0441, a single genomic region encodes these proteins:
- a CDS encoding M23 family metallopeptidase, with protein sequence MRIIFETDGKKEVSNSTVTSLDETADTNSSESWRYAIATSVVIAAMVIPQVSGWIESQLLVKSLQNLILPRTVVSNKVLNNGRIAFPTAAGTPVTSEFGWRTHPITGDPKFHRGIDFGAAKGTPIYAVDAGRVAFAGDKDGYGKAVIIQHQGSLSTLYGHASQLYVQQGQLVVRGQMIAAVGSTGFSTGPHLHFEVHVNGVAQNPRPYLHEYLANR encoded by the coding sequence ATGCGAATAATCTTTGAAACTGACGGTAAAAAGGAGGTTAGTAATTCGACTGTAACTAGTTTGGATGAGACAGCCGATACTAATTCCAGTGAAAGTTGGAGATATGCGATCGCCACTTCAGTTGTCATTGCAGCTATGGTCATTCCCCAGGTTTCTGGATGGATTGAATCTCAATTGTTAGTTAAATCTCTCCAGAATCTAATACTACCTAGAACTGTTGTTAGTAATAAGGTTTTAAATAACGGTCGAATTGCCTTTCCTACTGCGGCTGGTACTCCTGTAACTAGTGAATTTGGTTGGCGCACACACCCCATTACAGGCGATCCCAAGTTTCACAGGGGAATTGATTTTGGCGCAGCCAAGGGTACGCCAATTTATGCGGTTGATGCTGGCCGAGTAGCTTTTGCGGGTGACAAGGATGGTTACGGCAAAGCAGTTATTATTCAGCATCAGGGAAGTTTATCTACTCTCTACGGTCATGCCAGTCAGCTGTATGTACAGCAGGGACAACTTGTTGTCCGTGGGCAGATGATTGCAGCAGTAGGTAGTACGGGGTTTTCGACGGGGCCGCATTTACATTTTGAGGTTCACGTTAATGGTGTAGCACAGAACCCCCGCCCTTATTTACACGAGTATTTAGCAAACCGTTGA